The genome window GCGTCAGGGCGGTCAGAGAGTGACCAGGCAGCACAATCAGGCGGCGACGTGCAGAGCGGAGCCGATGAGCATCATCAGCCCCATCATCCACACCGTCACCGTAAAAAGCCCGCCAAGAACAAATGCGATTGCTTTCATGATGGATTCCTTTCCTGCGATAGTCAGTCCCTTGGTAGCAACACAACTTCTCCAGCAAAGACGCTCTGCCTGATTTGAACAGGCCAGCCCCTGACGGTTCACGGGGAACCGCGTCGGCGAGCGTACCAGTACGGGCGGCTGCCGGACCGCCCGACTTCCCTCCAAGCTCCGTGTGGCTTACTCGGCACAGCACTCGTCGCGGAGCATTTTCACCCGATCATGCGACGCCTTGACCTGGGCATACTGCCGGGTCAGGACATCGTTCACGGCGCTCCCCGCGGTGTTACGCAGGACAGTCTCGTAGGCACCCTTGATATGGTCCTCACCCCGCTCCGCTTCGGAGAGGATGGCGTTCGCATCGTTGGACGTCAGGAGCTCGCGGACGTTGATCCACGTTCGATGGACGGCCGCGGCGTAAGACCCTTCGCGTCGGGCCTCCTCTCCGTTGCATTCCACGAACGCGGACAGTTCGTCCGCCTGCTCCTGCCGCTGATTCGCAAAGTGCTCGAAGGCGGCCGAGATGGCGGCGTTCTCAATTTCGTTCGCGGCAAACCGGAATCCGTCACGAGCATCGATATTGGCTTGGATCAAATCCTGAAGCGCATCAATGGTTGCCGGTTCCAGATCGCACTTGGTTTCTAAGGCCATGATTCGATCTCCTTGAACTCGTTCCCATGAAGTTGGTTGTGAAGTGGAAAAGCCGTTATGCAACGGTCGTGCCAGAGCCCTCAAGGCTTTGTTTGACGAGCGCAACCTCGTGTTTCCCAATGGGTTCTTGGCATTCCCGGGAGGCGGAACGGCAGGTTACGGCGAAACCCGTCGTGGCCTGGGACCGGCCGTTTTGAAGCGGCATCATTCATTGCGTCTAAAGGGCGAGGGTTCGCCGGATGATGGTCCGACAATGGCGCGACCAGCCGGGTCCAGGGGCACCCTGGTGGGGAGTGCAGGGGGGCGAAGCCCTCTTGCCCGCCGGAGGCCTGGCCGTCGGGAGATGTCTGAAGGAGTGAGTGTCCAAGCGCGGACAACGTACCGTATGCCCCCTCACCTAACCGGCGGGGATTGCGAAGCCTGCGGTCTGGTTTGAGGGAGTCCTCAACGCCGGTACCACAAAGGGGACATCCGTTGCGTACCACGGTTCCTCATGGAAGCGCCTCCGGCGGCAAGGGGTGACCCCCTTGACCCCGGCTGCCGTCGGACGTTGGGTTTGAGCGAGCACAGTCGTGCCGGCCAGGACATCATCCGAGCTGGCGGGACAACCTCTTGAGGTAACATGGAGCCCTTCAGTCCACCTCGGAGGAACAAAGCCATGATGAGAGTTCCCGTCGGCCGCTCCGTGCTCGAACTGGTCGTGGGAGACATCACCGAGCAAGAGGTCGATGCCATCGTCAACGCCGCGAATTCCGCGCTCGCGGGCGGCGGCGGAGTCGACGGCGCGATCCACCGCGCGGCCGGGCCGGGGATCCTCCAGGAGACGCGGGCCCGCTACCCGCAAGGATGCCCCACCGGCAGCGCGGTCGTGACCTCCGCCGGAAGCCTCAAGGCCCGTTACCTGTTCCACGCCGTCGGCCCGATTTGGCGCGGGGGAACCAAAGGGGAACCCGACCAGCTCCGGTCCGCGTATCAGCGGTGCCTCGATCTGGCGGCCGAACACGAGTGCCGCTCGCTCGCCTTCCCCGCCATCAGCGCCGGGATCTATGGCTATCCCCGCGACCTCGCGGCGGAGCACTCCCTCACGACGGTCTGGAACCACCTGACGCAGCGGGCCCATCCGGAGGTCGTCCGCTTCGTCCTGTTTGACGAAGGGATGTACGGGGCGTTCGCGCGGGTCCTCGAAGACAAGTCCTGAGACACAGTGCAGCAGTCCCAACGCCCAATAACGGGCAACCCGGCTCCCTCGAAAGCTCGAACACCGCGCCCGCCCGAACGGACCGTGCCCGCTCAAACCCAACGTGCGACGGCCCCCCGGTCCAGCGGGACGCTGGTCACTCCTTGGTGACGGTCTCGTCGAGGTTCAGGAGGATGTTGGCCACCATCGTGTAGGCGGCGTGCTCCACCGGGGCGAGGGCCTCGTTCCGCGGGCTGGCGCCAACCGTCAGGAGCTTGAGGGCGGCGGGCTGGTCCTGCTGGAACTTCTCGAGATGCAGCTGGAGCTGCTTCGTCAGGACTTCCAGCTCCTTGGGAGTCGGCTGACGGCAGGTGGCGAGGCGGAAGCCGTAGGTGAGCCGGTCGACCGTCTGCGAGCCCCCTTCAAGGAGCATCCGCGCGGCGAGCCGGCGGGCCGCTTCGACGTACTGCTCATCGTTCATGAGGACGAGGGCCTGGAGCGGCGTGTTGGTCCGGGCGCGGCGGGCGGTGCAGGTCTCGCGCGACGGGGCGTCGAAGGCCATCATGCTCGGCGGAGGCGACGTCCGCTTCCAGAAGGTGTACATGCTGCGGCGATAGAGCGCCTCGCCGTTGTCGCGGACGTACTTGTTGGTGTCGCTGCTGGCGAAGGCGATCGCCTCCCAGATCCCTTCGGGCTGATAGGGATTGACGCTCCGTCCGCCGAGCTTCTCCACCAGGAGGCCGCTGGTGAACAGGGCGCTGTCCCGGACGACTTCCGCTTCCATCCGGAACCGCGGGCCGCGGGCCAGAAGGGTGTTCTCCGGGTCGCGCTGGACGAGTTCCGGCGAGACCCGGGACGACTGCCGGTAGGTGTTCGACGTGACGATCATCCGGACGAGCCGCTTGACGTCCCAGCCGGTCTCCATGAACTCGGCCGCGAGCCAGTCGAGCAGCTCCGGATGCGTGGGCCATTCCCCCTGCACGCCGAAGTCCTCCGACGTCTTGACGAGCCCCCGGCCGAAGAACTGCTGCCAGAGGCGGTTCACCGAGACCCGCGATGTGAGCGGATGGCTGCGGTGGACGAGCCACTGCGCCAGCCCGAGGCGGTTCTTGGGAGCACCCTCGGGCATCGGCGGGAGGACCGCCGGGGTTCCCCGCTGGACTTTGTCGCCCGGCTTGTCGTACTCGCCCCGGTTGAGAATGAAGGTCTCGCGTTCCTGCGCGTCGTCCCCCATGACGAGCGAGACGGGGATCGCCTCGTCGGTCGCCTTGCGGTCTGCCTCGAGCTGGCTCAGCTGTTTATCGAGGGGCTCGAACGTGGGGCGGGTCGCCGGGTAGACCTTCTGGACGAAGTAGTCGCGGATCTGCTTCTTCTGGTCGTCGTTCCGCTTGTCCGCCTCGACCTTGATGGCGTCGACGACCGGCTGCGGGATCTCGGGCTTGGCCTGGGCTTTGACGTAGGCCTCCCAGGCGACGAGCGATTCGAACGACTTCCCGTCC of Planctomyces sp. SH-PL14 contains these proteins:
- a CDS encoding PA2169 family four-helix-bundle protein gives rise to the protein MALETKCDLEPATIDALQDLIQANIDARDGFRFAANEIENAAISAAFEHFANQRQEQADELSAFVECNGEEARREGSYAAAVHRTWINVRELLTSNDANAILSEAERGEDHIKGAYETVLRNTAGSAVNDVLTRQYAQVKASHDRVKMLRDECCAE
- a CDS encoding O-acetyl-ADP-ribose deacetylase, with the translated sequence MMRVPVGRSVLELVVGDITEQEVDAIVNAANSALAGGGGVDGAIHRAAGPGILQETRARYPQGCPTGSAVVTSAGSLKARYLFHAVGPIWRGGTKGEPDQLRSAYQRCLDLAAEHECRSLAFPAISAGIYGYPRDLAAEHSLTTVWNHLTQRAHPEVVRFVLFDEGMYGAFARVLEDKS